From the Hydrogenispora ethanolica genome, the window CGCCTGCTGCGCGCGGTCCGCGCCGGAGGATTCGATCTCGCCGTCGATCTCCACGGATTCGGCGAGACCGGCCTCATCGCCTGGGCCAGCCGGGCCCGGGAACGTTGGGGAATCGTTCGTCATTTCAAACGGCGCTTTTTTTATACCGCCGCGATCCTCAGGGATCCGCTGCTCCACAGCGTCGACCAGGGCTGTCAGTTGCTGGTGACGAATGGGCTTCGAGCGTTTCCGCCCGACAACCAATTTCAACTGCCCCGGCAATACCTTGCCGAGGCCGAAAAGCTATTTACCAATTGCGGGCTGGAAGCGGGTCGGGCGACCATCTTTATTCAGCCGTTTACCAGTTCCAAAAAGAAGAATTGGCCCTTGGAAAAGTATCTGGAATGTGCGGAACGGTGGCGCAGCCTGGGCTGGCAGGTGCTCTTCGGCGGCGGACCGGAGGAAAAGAAACGGTTGGCGGGGATGAGCGCCCGTTTTCCGGCCGCAGCCGGCCGTTCGGGACTTTTGACCACCGCCGGATTGATGCAATTGTCAACCTTGACGGTGGGCGGAGATACCGGCATGCTTCATCTGGCGGTCGCCCTGGGAAAACCGGCCCTGATGCTGATGCGCCAAGCCGATCCGCAATACCTTCCTTACCGCCACCCGGATTGGGCATTGGTCTCGCCCGATCCCAAAACCATCGCCGCCATCCCGGCGGAGGCCGTCATTGCGGCAGCCAGCCGAATTGTAAAGGAGAACCCATGAACCAAGCGCTCATTACCCCAGCCCAGTTTCCCGAACTCCAAGCCGTCTGGCAACGGCAAAACCTGAAAATCGTTCTGACCAACGGCTGCTTTGATCTGCTACATGCCGGCCACCTGCGCACTTTTTGCGAGGCTAAAAAACTCGGCGACCTTTTGGTGGTCGGACTCAACAGCGACCGTTCGGTCCGGGGGTTAAAGGGAGAGACCCGGCCGCTCGTCAGGGAAACGGACCGCGCCCTTCTGGTCTCGGCATTAAAGCCGGTGGATTACGTGACGATCTTTGACGAGCCGACCGCCTCCGATTTATTGCTGGCCCTCCGGCCCCACGTGTACGTCAAAGGCGGCGATTATTCCCTGGAGAACCTCCCGGAACGCCAAGCCATCCTGGAGATCGGCGCCCAAACGGTCTTCGTCCCGCTGGTGGAGGGGATCTCCACCTCGGAATTGGTCAAAAAGATTCGTAGCGCTAATATGTAGCTTACAAAGGCCGCCATTCCTCCAGCAATACCACGGCCAGCGCGGCGATGCCCTCGCCGCGGCCGGTGAAGCCCAGTTTTTCAGTGGTCGTCGCCTTGATATTCACGGCCGAAAGGTCGCAGGCCATCACTTGGGCGAGGCGCTCCCGCATCTTGGGAATATGCGCCGCGAACTTGGGGCGCTGGGCAATGATCGTGGCGTCGATATTGCCGATGGCATAGCCCGATTCCCGCACCCGTTCAAGAACGCTGCCCAGCAGTTGTGTGCTGTCCGCCCCCAGGTAGCGGGGATCAGTATCCGGAAAATGGACCCCGATATCTCCGGCGCCAATGGCGCCGAGCAGGGCGTCCATGATCGCGTGAATCAGCACGTCGGCATCGGAATGTCCGAGCAACCCCAGTTCATATGGAATTTTAACCCCGCCTAGAATCAACTCCCGTTCCGGTACGAGTTGATGAACGTCAAATCCCTGACCGATCCGCATCCGCTCTCCTCCTCAATATCGCTTCGGCCAACCAAAGATCCTCGGGCGTCGTAATCTTCAAATTTTCGTAAGAGCCTTCGATCAATTTCACCCGTTCGCCGCAGGCTTCCGCCACTCCGCAATCGTCGGAGAAATAACGGCCGCTGGCTGAGAGCCGCTTATAACAAGCTAAAATCGTTTCAAAGTCAAACACCTGGGGCGTCTGAATCGCCCGTAAGGCCGCGCGCTCCGGCGTGGCCGACACATACCCCGCCGCGTCGACCTGTTTGATGGTATCCTTGACCGGAACGGCCACTCCGACCGCTCCATATTCCCAACCGGCGGCGAGCGACGCCTCCAAAAGCTGCGGCGTGAGTAGCGCCCGGGCAGCATCATGAATGGCCACCAGCCGCCGTCCGGCTCGGGACCATTCCGGCCACTCCTCCAATGATTGCAGGCCGCGATAGACCGAGTCCTGCCGCTCTTTGCCGCCGGTCGTCAGCACAATCCGGGTGCCCGCCTGGTCCGGCCAGGCGTTTTCCAGATAGGTCCGAAATATCTCTTCCTCATCCGCATGGACCACCAACACGATCCGGGCCACCGCCGGTACGGCCATAAAGGCACGGAGCGTATGGCCGATCACCGGCTCGCCGTTCAGACTCAACCATACCTTATTCCGGCCGGAACCCATCCGCCGCCCCAGTCCCGCCGCGGGGATTACCGCGGCCACGTTTGAAATGCTCTTCATCCATCATCACCACCGCTTCTTTTCCAGCCCCGAATCGAAATATCCTGCAAAATGTCATAAAAAAAATGCTCCTTAAAGGAGCATTCATGAAGTAATTCGCGATGCCAGATATTCTTTGGGTTTGGCGAAGATCATCCGCCCCGCCGAGGTCTGCAAGATGCTGGTCACTAAAATCTCGATATCGAGTCCGATGTAACTTTTCCCGCCTTCCACCACAATCATGGTGCCGTCCTCCAGATAGCCGATGCCCTGGCCATGTTCTTTGCCGTCGCGCAATACATGGACCATCATCTCCTCGCCCGGAATGACCACCGGTTTAATGGCATTGGATAAGTCGTTGATATTCAGCACCTGGACTCCGTAAAGTTCGGCGACTTTGTTCAGATTATAGTCGTTGGTAACGACTTTCGCCTCAAGTTCCCTGGAGAGGCGCAACAGTTTGGTGTCCACTTCGCTCAAATCGTCATAGTCCCGGTCGAAGATGCGCA encodes:
- a CDS encoding adenylyltransferase/cytidyltransferase family protein; the encoded protein is MNQALITPAQFPELQAVWQRQNLKIVLTNGCFDLLHAGHLRTFCEAKKLGDLLVVGLNSDRSVRGLKGETRPLVRETDRALLVSALKPVDYVTIFDEPTASDLLLALRPHVYVKGGDYSLENLPERQAILEIGAQTVFVPLVEGISTSELVKKIRSANM
- the ispF gene encoding 2-C-methyl-D-erythritol 2,4-cyclodiphosphate synthase; the protein is MRIGQGFDVHQLVPERELILGGVKIPYELGLLGHSDADVLIHAIMDALLGAIGAGDIGVHFPDTDPRYLGADSTQLLGSVLERVRESGYAIGNIDATIIAQRPKFAAHIPKMRERLAQVMACDLSAVNIKATTTEKLGFTGRGEGIAALAVVLLEEWRPL
- the ispD gene encoding 2-C-methyl-D-erythritol 4-phosphate cytidylyltransferase, whose protein sequence is MKSISNVAAVIPAAGLGRRMGSGRNKVWLSLNGEPVIGHTLRAFMAVPAVARIVLVVHADEEEIFRTYLENAWPDQAGTRIVLTTGGKERQDSVYRGLQSLEEWPEWSRAGRRLVAIHDAARALLTPQLLEASLAAGWEYGAVGVAVPVKDTIKQVDAAGYVSATPERAALRAIQTPQVFDFETILACYKRLSASGRYFSDDCGVAEACGERVKLIEGSYENLKITTPEDLWLAEAILRRRADADRSGI
- a CDS encoding glycosyltransferase family 9 protein — encoded protein: MANFERILLIRHSGIGDILFTLPAVNLVRMNFPGSRIVYCTKKRYAALLQGFRAVDQVIAVDDEAFRHGNPLKIARHSWRLLRAVRAGGFDLAVDLHGFGETGLIAWASRARERWGIVRHFKRRFFYTAAILRDPLLHSVDQGCQLLVTNGLRAFPPDNQFQLPRQYLAEAEKLFTNCGLEAGRATIFIQPFTSSKKKNWPLEKYLECAERWRSLGWQVLFGGGPEEKKRLAGMSARFPAAAGRSGLLTTAGLMQLSTLTVGGDTGMLHLAVALGKPALMLMRQADPQYLPYRHPDWALVSPDPKTIAAIPAEAVIAAASRIVKENP